AAAAATCATATCTCTATAAATATACGATTTTCCTGAGGGAGCTGTAATATCAATTCTTAAATGCGCAAATGCTTAATCTTATCCAATTTGCTAACAATCAAAAGCCAAACCAATCCCttagtttaattaaaacttaaatcgATAAgactttattaattaaataggGTAAaacttagaaaaaaataaaaaaaactgtgtgtgtaaaaaataataccGAAAAATTTGTCAATATATTATTCAATAGTATTCCAAACTTTAATATATCAAGAGGCTCCCATACTAATGAATACAATATTGACAATTCCAAAAAATACGTTTAACAAAAATCCTCAAAAACAATAtgtttccaggttttgatgcagtttgaaggagaatcaatctacaaatcgattaaggtattccgcttaaggatcggatgaaaaaaggcaaagatatggctatcgctgtggcccctattgccctccccatgcatttttcaacattttgaaggggtctccacagaaaatttgacaaaaaatctaaaaaatattttgtttccaggttttaatgcagatttattgagaatcgatctacaaatcgattaaggtattccgcttaaggatcggatgaaaataggcaaagatatggctatcgctgTGGCTCCTATTGGCCTCCCCATGcgtttttcaacattttgaaagggtctccccagaaaatttgacaaaaaatctaaaaaatattttgtttccaggttttaatgcagatttattgggaatcgatctacaaatcgattaaggtattccgcttaaggatcggatgaaaataggcaaagatatggctatcgctgtggcccctattgccctccccatgcatttttcaacattttgaaggggtctccccagaaaatttgacaaaaaatctaaaaaatattttgtttccaggttttaatgcagatttattgagaatcgatctacaaatcgtttaagatattccgcttaaggatcggaagGCTCCCATACTAATGAATACAATATTGACAATTCCAAAAAATACGTTTAACAAAAATCCTCAAAAACAATAtgtttccaggttttgatgcagtttgaaggagaatcaatctacaaatcgattaaggtattccgcttaaggatcggatgaaaaaaggcaaagatatggctatcgctgtggcccctattgccctccccatgcatttttcaacattttgaaggggtctccacagaaaatttgacaaaaaatctaaaaaatattttgtttccaggttttaatgcagatttattgagaatcgatctacaaatcgattaaggtattccgcttaaggatcggatgaaaataggcaaagatatggctatcgctgTGGCTCCTATTGGCCTCCCCATGcgtttttcaacattttgaaagggtctccccagaaaatttgacaaaaaatctaaaaaatattttgtttccaggttttaatgcagatttattgggaatcgatctacaaatcgattaaggtattccgcttaaggatcggatgaaaataggcaaagatatggctatcgctgtggcccctattgccctccccatgcatttttcaacattttgaaggggtctccccagaaaatttgacaaaaaatctaaaaaatattttgtttccaggttttaatgcagatttattgagaatcgatctacaaatcgtttaagatattccgcttaaggatcggatgaaaatagacaaagatatggccatctcTGTGGCTCCTATTGccctccccatgcatttttcaacattttgaaggggtctccccagaaaatttgacaaaaaatctaaaaaatattttgtttccaggttttaaagcagatttattgagaatcgatctacaaatcgattaaggtattccgcttaaggatcggatgaaaataggcaaagatatggctatcgctgtggcccctattgccctccccatgcatttttcaacattttgaaggggtctccccagaaaatttgacaaaaaatctaaaaaatattttgtttccaggttttaatgcagatttattgagaatcaatctacaaatcgattaaggtattccgcttaaggatcggatgaaagtaggcaaagatatggctatcgctgTGGCCCCTATTGCCCTCCCCATGAATCTTTCAAGATTTTGAAGGGatccccccagaaaatttgacaaaaaatctaaaaaatattttgtttccaggttttaatgcagatttattgagaatcgatctacaaatcgattaaagtattccgcttaaggatcggatgaaaaaaggcaaagatatggctatcgctgtggcccctattgccctccccatgcatttttcaacattttgaaggggtctccccacaaaacttgacaaaaaatctaaaaaatattttgtttccaggttttaatgcagatttattgagaatcgatctacaaatcgattaaggtattccgcttaaggatcggatgaaaataggcaaagatatggctatcgctgTGGCCCCTATTGCCCTCCCCATGAATCTTTCAAGATTTTGAAGGGatccccccagaaaatttgacaaaaaatctacaaaatattttgtttccaggttttaatgcagatttattgagaatcgatctaaaaatcgattaaggtattccgcttaaggatcggatgaaaataggcaaagatatggctatcgctgtggcccctattgccctccccatgcatttttcaacattttgaaggggtctccccaaaaaatttgacaaaaaatctaaaaaatattttgtttccaggctttaatgcagatttattgagaatcgatctacaaatcgattttaacaaaaatcctcaaaaacaatatgtttccaggttttgatgcagtttgaaggagaatcaatctacaaacggtttaaggtattccgcttaagggtcggatgaaaataggcaaagatatggctatcgctgTGGCCCCTATTGCCCTCCCCATgcttttttcaacattttgaaggggtctccccagaaaatttgacaaaaaatctaaaaaatattttctttccaGGTTTtcatgcagatttattgagaatcgatctacaaatcgattaaggtattccgcttaaggatcggatgaaaatagacaaagatatggccatcgctgtggcccctattgccctccccatgcatttttcaacattttgaaggggtctccccagaaaatttgacaaaaaatctaaaaaatattttctttccaggtttttatgcagatttattgagaatcgatttacaaatcgattaaggtattccgcttaaggatcggatgaaaatagacaaagatatggccatcgctatGGCCCCTATTGccctccccatgcatttttcaacattttgaaggggtctccccagaaaatttgacaaaaaatgcaaaaaatattttctttccaggtttttatgcagatttattgagaatcgatctacaaatcgattaaggtattccgcttaaggatcggatgaaaatagacaaagatatggccatcgctgtggcccctattgccctccccatgcatttttcaacattttgaagggttctccccagaaaattttacaaaaaatgtaaaaaatattttctttccaggttttaatgcagatttattgagaatcgatctacaaatcgattaaggtattccgcataaggatcggatgaaaataggcaaagatatggctatcgctgTGGCCCCTATTGGcttccccatgcatttttcaacattttgaaggggtctccccagaaaatttgacaaaaaatctaaaaaatatgttgtttccagattttaatgcagatttaatgagaatcgatctacaaatcgattaaggtattccgcttaatgATCGGATTAAAAtaggcaaagatatggctatcgctgTGGCCCCTATTGGCccccccatgcatttttcaacattttgaaggggtctccccagaaaatttgacaaaaaatctaaaaaatattttgtttccaggttttaatgcagatttaatgagaatcgatctacaaatcgattaaggtattccgcttaatgATCGGATTAAAAtaggcaaagatatggctatcgctgTGGCCCCTATTGgcccccatgcatttttcaacattttgaaggggtctcaccagaaaatttgacaaaaaacctaaaaaatattttgtttctaggttttaatgcagatttaatgagaatcgatctacaaatcgattaaggtattcctcttaaggatcggatgaaaataggcaaagatatggctatcgctgTGGCCCCTATTGCCCTCCCCATgcttttttcaacattttgaaggggtctccccagaaaatttgacaaaaaacctaaaaaatattttgtttccaggttttaatgcagatttaatgagaatcgatctacaaatcgattaaggtattccgcttaaggatcggatgaaaatagGCAAGGATATggcccatgcatttttcaacattgtaaaggggtctccccagaaaatttgacaaaaaatctaaaaaatattttgtttccaggttttaatgcagatttattgagaatcgatctacaaatcgattaaggtattccgcataaggatcggatgaaaataggcaaagatatggctatcgctgTGGCCCCTATTGGcttccccatgcatttttcaacattttgaaggggtctccccagaaaatttgacaaaaaatctaaaaaatattttgtttccaggttttaatgcagatttattgagaatcgatctacaaatcgtttaaggtattccactcaagaatcggatgattttcgTCAAAGTTATAGCTTTCGTTGGGGGTCACGTGGACCCTCCCATATAttcttcataatttttattgggaATCCTCTTGAAattcgttcttaaaattaaatcgtATGGCGTTCTTGTTACCATATTTGTggtaaaaacatttttcattgtGGTATACTTAAGACGAATAAAAccacaaattataattttatgctaaaaattttatttcaaaaaagaaataaatcaaatttagTAGGAAATGCCAGTGTGGTCGCGGATCCAGTCCAAGTAGCTGGTGACACGGGTGAAACCATCGGGCAGGCCGGAGGTGCATCCGTTGGCGGCCACGAAGGAGGTGACACCGACAAGCTTGTTTCCGTCGTGGATAACCAGGGGACCGCCAGAGTCACCAGCGCAGGTGGACTTGCCACCAGGGGTGGAAGTGCAGATGACATTGTCGGTGACAACTTCGGATCCGTACACACCAGCACAATCGTTGCGGCTGATGATCTGGGAGTCGACGCAGTTCAGGTAGTCAGACACACCGCAGCTGTCGCAAGGACGACCCCATCCGGAAGCCAGAGCCCACCAGCCTTCGAAGTTGTTGTAGCGCTCGTTGCCGTTGGGCAGCTCAACCCGGTTGACCAGATGCCAGAAATCAACGTGAGGGGTGTTGATCAGGGAGATGTCGTTGTTCAGGTTGTTGGTGTTGTAGTGCTCGTGCTGGCGGAAGCTGCCGCTGCCGACGGTGTGGGTGTACTGGGCCTGGAGGCGCCACAGGGCACCGTAGTAGATGGTCACGGAGTCAGCACCGTGGGTGCAGTGAGCAGCAGTGATCACCCAGGAGTTGCCAATGATGGAGCCACCGCACCACcatccgccgccgccgctgctgaaGCCCAGACCAACAATGTATGGCACCTTGCCTTCGTAGGCTGGGTATCCATTGGTGATGCGGCCCTCGATCGAACCGGATCCGGATCCCAGGATGGCGTCCTTAACGGGCACCGGGCGCACGGGCTTCTTGGGCAGAGCGGTGGCGGAGGCGAcggccaaagccaaaacagCGAGGAACAGCTTCATGTTGCTTTTTGGAGTACAACTGACTGACGGTggtttggtcattgatttaTATACCTGTCATATCAAAGATCTCTAGTGATACTAGAGAGTTCTATCCACTTGGCACTGCCGAATCTAATCGTACTAAATTTGCACTCCGATAGCTTTCCTGCGGCTTAGAGCTTTCCTCCCCCATTATCTTTTGGGGTGTGCGCCGAGTGTCTGATCTCCCGATCCACTTACTTTCCAGCTGATGACTTGCACTCCATTTGAGGTCCGCCCATCCATTCATTAAAAGATTGTGTGCCACAATCGCAACAGACGTGCCGCCACTTTCAGCCGATCTGTCGATAAGTCCTGATAAAGACCCATTTACTCCGTAAGCCACAACTGAATGGAGCACTTGAACAGAAGCACAGAACGATTAGAGGGTGATCCTCGTGGAAATCAGTTTTTAATAAGCCAAACTGATTATACTTtatataatcaaaataataatactatcaaaataataactgtcgtttattaaaatattatagtttAAAAGAAggattttttattcatttttttttattaaataaaaagtttaaccAAGATGattaaatatattctttatattttaaagttatGTGTACATATTTGAAGTCCAAAAAgattttaagaaaaagaatCCTGCGAAAGCGCTAAGTTAATTTATTAGGTAATTGTTCGAAATCCGGGTAATTCAGGAATGTGAGATCCTTAAAGATAATCCTCACTGTTCTCAGAGATCTTCTTTTCTATCGTTTTAGACTACATTGGTTTGAGCAATCGTATAATTCTCAGTCGTCGAGGACCCAAAAggaatacatatataaaaactaTTGAAGTGGATCCCAACTCATACATAATATTAACGCTATTAAACAATTTAACATtggatatttaaaaaaaattcagccTCCTACACAAGAATATTTAGAGTCTAAAAACATTAGTTATTTTATACGCACTAAAATCCTAAAATCGACTATTTTTAAAGCCCTTTTCTTAAGCGTTTTTAACCATTtactatataaatatatattaccTAAATAGAATATTTAATCATTAGAGTAATCTTTCGTTAACCACTGATTACCACAAAAAAGATCCAACCCCtctttataaaacaaaaattatttttaattcttttaaactcaatttatttttttaaaaaagatgcTTAGTAGTAAGCGACACCAGAGTTGTCGCGGATCCAGTCCAACTGGTTGGTGACACGAGTGAATCCAGAGGGCAGGCCAGCGGTGCAGCCATTGCCAGACACCCAGGAGGTGACTCCCACAAGGCGACCACCGTCGTGGAGCACCAGGGGGCCGCCAGAGTCGCCGGAGCAGGTGGACTTGCCGCCAGAGGTGGAGACGCAGAGGATGCCATCGGGCTGGTTTCCGTAGGTACGGGAGCACTCAGAGTTGCTGATGATCTGCAGGTCGACGCACTCCAACCAGTCAGGCTGGGATCCGGAGGTAGTCAGTCCCCAGCCGCAGGCAACAGCCCAGGCGTTGTCGTACGAGTTGTAACGGTCGTTGAAGCTGGGCAGCTCCACCTTGTTAACCATGTGCCAGAAGTCCACGTGGGGAGTGTGGATCAGGGCGATATCGTTACCGTTGTGGTTGGGCCAGTTTCCGTTCTGACGGAATTCGTGGGATCCCACGGTATGGGTGAACTGGGCGTTGGTGCGCCAGGTGGCTCCGTAGTAGATGGTCACCTGAGCGGCATTGTTGGTGCAGTGAGCAGCAGTCAGCACCCAGTCGTGGGCGATGATGGAACCACCGCACCACCAGCCGCCGTTACCGCTGAAGCCCAGACCCACAGTGTAGGGAGCCTTGCCCTCGTAGGCTGGGTAGCCGTTCACGATGCGACCGTTGATCTTGGCATCGCGGGGCAGGTCCTTGGGGTAGACCTGCTTGGGGTAAGCAGTCTCGGCAGAGACGGcggccagagccagagccaatACAATGAATACTTTCATGGTTGAAGGGCGAATGTGATTTCCATTGGCACCCAGGCGTTTTTATTCATCTTTCTTATCAGGAGCCGCAGGGCTTGAAGTGGCCGCCACTCTTGGTTATCCTATCTCCCTACGTTCATCACGATTAGACGCATAGAAATTAATAGATAGGGAGGGCTGACCACATCTAGATAGtttgaaatttaattgttgGAGGTATGTACTTAAACACAAGCTATTGTTTGGATTCCTTTCgcatttttaatacaaaatttgaTAGCCTTAAGGGTCGAATAAAAAAACTACTTTATTAAACTTTTCCTTATCTAAAATGTCTTAACATTTCTTTAAAGTTTATCTTGAATAAAATAGGTACTTTACTAAAACTACTTTCCCTAGACTTATAGGTCCTATTTGTTGATTTcttattatagtttttaacCCAAAATTAACTTAAGCAaagtttaaaaacatattCAAATTTTGCGCGCAGTGATGTTAGGGCGCAATGCCTTACTAATTTGTAGTTCACACGCCTGGCCACTCTAGCAACCacatttgtttattattccGCCAAAAAACCTTTTTGATTAAATGCACAATGTCTGCCTGCAGTGCCACCGAAATTGCCGAGAAGAAACGCATTGCACTAGCCAAGCTTCAGGCGAAGAAGACACAGCTCCTGGCTGCCGGAGCAGCCACCTCGTCCACAACTCCAACAAGTGCACCGCAAAAACCCACAACAAATGGGAACTCCAATGTGCCACAGGTCAAATCGCCCCTTAATTTCTACCGCTCTCCGCCGGCGGAGCAGCAGAAGATCAGCCGGATAGCCCAAGCCTCCAGTGACAACAAAAGTTCATCGTTTTTAAATGCATTGAAGGCGATAAAACAGACTTCAACGAGGGAGTTGGCCAGAGGAGCCGCACATCCTTACCAGAAACCGAACAACGAGGCGGGAAAGGGGAAACCCAGTCTTTCTCTTGCACCAGAGAAGGAGGACAGGCCATCGGTGGCACAGCGACTGAGCTCTATAACCTGTAGCCTTAACATGATAAGTACACATCGCTTTGCCGTCCACACGACGGGTTACCATGAACAACTTATTGCCGTGTTTAAGAATATGCCCACACGATCCTACGACAATAACACACGTATATGGACTTTCGACTTGAAGGACTACCAAACGCTTCTAAAGCACACAGCGGATTTAAAACCCTATGTTCATATGAACAGCATTCCCAAAAAGGTGATAGATCTCTGCCAGAAGCCACCGACGGCCCTTGACAAGAGTGTATTGGCGTCCATAGAACCTAAGCTGGCAGACAAGCTTATGCCGTTTCAGCAGGATGGAGTATGGTACTTCTATTCTCTTTATTATAAGTTCAATAAAATCTCACAAATACATTCTTTGCAGCTTTGCCATCGCCCAAATGGGTCGCATAATGATCTGTGATGAGATGGGCCTGGGGAAGACCTATCAAGCCCTTGCAGTGGCGGACTACTTTCGAGACGACTGGCCTCTGCTAGTTTGCACAACCGCCTCGACACGAGACAGTTGGGCAAAGCATGTTGTGGAGCTGCTACCCAAGGTGCCCATCCACTATCTCCAGGTGCTGAACAACAACCAGCAGTATGTAGCCGAGGCACAGGTATTAATCACCAGCTATAACATGATGGAGCGCCACATGGACAAACTACTTCAGCGAAAATACGGCTTTATCATCTTCGACGAGTCACACACTTTAAAAAACAGCAAAGCCAAGTGCACGGCAGTGGCCAAGAGGCTTACTGATCAGGCTAAACGTGTAATCCTATTATCTGGTACTCCAGCTCTGTCAAGGCCCTTGGAACTGTTTACCCAACTTCAAATGGTAGACAGCAAGTTTATGAACTTTATGGAGTTTAGTAAGAAACTTCATAACTTTAATGTTCATATTTGACTTAAtacattataattttatagCCACTCGGTACTGTGATGGAAAACAATCAACGTTTGGTTGGGATGCCAATGGGCAATCTAACTTGGAAGAGCTTAAAGTTATTCTCACTCTAAAGTACATGCTGCGGCGAACAAAAACAGAGGTTCTTCCTCAGCTGGCTGAGAAAAATCGGTGGGTGTTATCTATTCTAATCTTTCCTAAGAAGTATCTCAAGTTAGCTTATTAATAAATCCTTAGAGAAACAGTCATCCTGGATCCTTCTTTGGTGTCCATCAACGAGGAGACCAAAACTAGCTTAGACGCCTTCAGCAAGGAACTCAATTCAAGCAAAGGCAGAACCAAGGAAGAGATTCTGCTTCGTTTCTATGCCCGCACAGCCGAAGTAAAAACAAAGGCGGTCTGGtaaggaatttttattttaattcctCATATAGATGAGCCTCTTATTATCCTagatttttattcttttcatAGTGCCTACTTAAAAACTTTGGTTAAAGAGAAAATTAAGTTCATCATTTTTGCACACCATCGAGTCATGATGGACGCTATTAGCGATTGCCTTGCGGAGCTGAGAGTCCATTATATTCGCATTGATGGACAGACTCGTAGCGATCTCAGGGCAGACTTTGTGGACACCTTCCAAAAGAACAGCAGCTGCAAAGTTGCTTTGCTTTCCCTAAAGGCCTGTAATTCCGGGATCACCCTGACGGCAGCCGAGATGATTCTGTTTGCCGAACTTGACTGGAATCCTAGTGTGAGTCAAAATGAAATTAGAAGGCTTAAAACACcgctttatatttttgttatctATATTATACAGACCCTGGCTCAAGCTGAGAGTAGAGCCCATCGCATTGGACAGACAAAAGCCGTCATCTGTCGCTATTTAATGGCCCATGGTACTGCCGATGACACTATCTGGGCAATGCTGAAAAACAAGCAGGAAGTGCTCAGCAAAGTAGGGATCTTTGCTGAAAACCTTCAGAaagccacacacacagcagCACCCACTACGGTATAcctaaaattaaatacttatGTAATATGATTATAAACCTCTAACTTCCCTGACTTACAGTCTCACAAAATCGAAGAGTACTTCTCACCGGCCAAAAGCTCATCAGCCAAACCGGAAAGAGGCTCCATTAGGCAATACCTATCCCCAGTTCCTGCCAAATCTCACAGTGAACCAAATAATAATTTGGAAAACACCAAAGAACCGAATAAGGAATCAGATATTGCAGCCTTTTTcaacgatgatgatgacgaggCGTTCATGGATCTGGATATTTAGATAAATAAAgtgtaaaaaaaacaaaatttatttattatatagaaATCAATTTTTCGAATTAGTTTTAACCAGTTAATTAAAAGAGT
This region of Drosophila bipectinata strain 14024-0381.07 chromosome 2L, DbipHiC1v2, whole genome shotgun sequence genomic DNA includes:
- the Jon25Bii gene encoding serine protease 1 yields the protein MKLFLAVLALAVASATALPKKPVRPVPVKDAILGSGSGSIEGRITNGYPAYEGKVPYIVGLGFSSGGGGWWCGGSIIGNSWVITAAHCTHGADSVTIYYGALWRLQAQYTHTVGSGSFRQHEHYNTNNLNNDISLINTPHVDFWHLVNRVELPNGNERYNNFEGWWALASGWGRPCDSCGVSDYLNCVDSQIISRNDCAGVYGSEVVTDNVICTSTPGGKSTCAGDSGGPLVIHDGNKLVGVTSFVAANGCTSGLPDGFTRVTSYLDWIRDHTGISY
- the Jon25Bi gene encoding serine protease 1, producing the protein MKVFIVLALALAAVSAETAYPKQVYPKDLPRDAKINGRIVNGYPAYEGKAPYTVGLGFSGNGGWWCGGSIIAHDWVLTAAHCTNNAAQVTIYYGATWRTNAQFTHTVGSHEFRQNGNWPNHNGNDIALIHTPHVDFWHMVNKVELPSFNDRYNSYDNAWAVACGWGLTTSGSQPDWLECVDLQIISNSECSRTYGNQPDGILCVSTSGGKSTCSGDSGGPLVLHDGGRLVGVTSWVSGNGCTAGLPSGFTRVTNQLDWIRDNSGVAYY
- the Marcal1 gene encoding SWI/SNF-related matrix-associated actin-dependent regulator of chromatin subfamily A-like protein 1 translates to MSACSATEIAEKKRIALAKLQAKKTQLLAAGAATSSTTPTSAPQKPTTNGNSNVPQVKSPLNFYRSPPAEQQKISRIAQASSDNKSSSFLNALKAIKQTSTRELARGAAHPYQKPNNEAGKGKPSLSLAPEKEDRPSVAQRLSSITCSLNMISTHRFAVHTTGYHEQLIAVFKNMPTRSYDNNTRIWTFDLKDYQTLLKHTADLKPYVHMNSIPKKVIDLCQKPPTALDKSVLASIEPKLADKLMPFQQDGVCFAIAQMGRIMICDEMGLGKTYQALAVADYFRDDWPLLVCTTASTRDSWAKHVVELLPKVPIHYLQVLNNNQQYVAEAQVLITSYNMMERHMDKLLQRKYGFIIFDESHTLKNSKAKCTAVAKRLTDQAKRVILLSGTPALSRPLELFTQLQMVDSKFMNFMEFTTRYCDGKQSTFGWDANGQSNLEELKVILTLKYMLRRTKTEVLPQLAEKNRETVILDPSLVSINEETKTSLDAFSKELNSSKGRTKEEILLRFYARTAEVKTKAVCAYLKTLVKEKIKFIIFAHHRVMMDAISDCLAELRVHYIRIDGQTRSDLRADFVDTFQKNSSCKVALLSLKACNSGITLTAAEMILFAELDWNPSTLAQAESRAHRIGQTKAVICRYLMAHGTADDTIWAMLKNKQEVLSKVGIFAENLQKATHTAAPTTSHKIEEYFSPAKSSSAKPERGSIRQYLSPVPAKSHSEPNNNLENTKEPNKESDIAAFFNDDDDEAFMDLDI